Within the Catalinimonas niigatensis genome, the region CAGGGCTACAAAGAAGAATTGCTTTTGGAGGGAAAGGAATGAAAGCTTGTAATCGCATCAATTTAGGATAGGTTCATAAAAAATCTCCAGATGGTTTTCTACTTTAACGATACCAGGAGTGAGCCAGGCCCCTCTTTCAGCATCTTTCTTTTCGGCATAGGAACGGACTTTTCCTCGGAAGATAGCTTTGCTTCCCTCTACTTCCACTGTGATTTTTTCCGCATCCATCTGAGCATAACGTCTGAAAGCATTCTTGATGTGCTCAGATACATTAGAGGATTTGATTGTGGGTTTGACCACAATAGAATTAGTCACACCTTTCACCCCAGTAAGATTTTCCACAGCATCTTCAGCATCTATTTTCTGAAAAGACCAATCCACTTCACCTTCTAAGGTAATCCATGCCTGATTGACAATAATTTTAATCTTATCATCAGGTACATTGACATTCCAACGTAAGGCATTACTGGCGGCTTTGGCGATATCTGCATCGGTATGAGAGCTGCTACCAGGAAGTTTGACTTCTAACTTCTCCACAATAGCTTTTACCCCTACAATCTTTTCTGTGATTCTCTCTGCTTCTCTTTTGATGAAGTAAGAGTCCGTAAAACCTGATAGGGTAACGATCCCATCTTTGACACTCACACCGATATCCGAATGTGAGACAGGAAATCTCCATTTGATTCCAGCCATCACATCCTGCTGAAGTTCATGATCAGTTTTCATAACTATAAAAATTAGGATTAAAGAAATGATTTACCAAAAAAGCTCCTTGTTTTTTAGCCTTAAGAAAAGAACTATAAAAAACAGTTTCCTGCCAATGATTAAGATCATTGTTATCTAATGAAAAAAAGTTTCCCTTTATATCATGCACTCTAATGCTATCACATAAAGGGTAATTTATTTGGCATAAAATTGTTTTTCTATGAATACTATGTCGCTTATATCCATTGCAAAAGAACTTAAGCTCCATTATATGTTTAAGCCATTCATTAGATATATGCCTGCTAGCATTAAGAAAAAAATTAACAAGTATAGAAAAAACAGGAGAGAGTTTGTGGTAGTAGAGGAAATATCCAGAGCTTTCACTAAGGGTGTTTCCCTGTTAAAGAAAGAGCTTGGAGCATCAGCCATAGGAGATTATCTGGAATTTGGAGTGCACAAAGGCACTTCCTTAAGCTGCATGTATCAAGTGCTAAAAGAACAGCAATCTAATCATGTTCGCCTTTTCGGTTTTGATTCTTTTGAAGGTTTGCCTGAGACGGCAGCTTATGATGATGAGGGAGCATGGCGTCCGGGAGAATTCAAGTATCCTTACAAAGCCACACGAAAATATCTGGACGAAAAAGGAATAGAGTGGGATAAAACCATTTTAGTGAAAGGCTGGTTTTCTGATACGCTAAATGAGCAACTCATAGAGCAATATGCTATCCAAAAGGTCAGCCTGATCATGATAGATTGTGATATGTATTTATCAGCCAAAGAGGCATTGAACTTTTGTGCACCATTAATCAAAGACAAGGCTGTTGTTTACTTTGATGATTGGGCATCCAGAGATAATTTAGCGGAAAGAAATTTAGGTGAAAAACGTGCCTTTAATGAGTTTCTTGAAGATAATCCACACCTGACAGCCAAAGAAATTGATAGATATATAGATATTGGTGGGAAAATCAATGGAGCTGTATTTTTGGTTTCTACAGTTTAGCTAAACTTTTATGAAGTGTTTTTACTTCAATCATTTTTTCAAAAAAAACAATGCTGGTAAATTTTAGCATGAAGAGAGAATGCAATAAAAGAACATGAAAGAGAAGGTAAAGTTACCTGCATTAGTTCAACAGCTTCAAAGATACTTAATAGGGGTGGTTTGCCTGATTATTAGCTACACAGGATAGTAATTAAACAGTTTCCTCTTCCAACATCTTCAAAATATCTTCAACATACTCTCTGTTATTGGATAATCTGGGTACTTTATTTTGCCCGCCTAATTTTCCTCTCCTTTTCATCCATTTGTAAAAAGTACCGGAGGCGACTTCATGTATAATTGGCTCTACCACAGCTATGTTTTTCTGTCTTTTGGCATCATAATCGGAATTTAAAGTCCGTAATGCTGCATCCAGAGATTTAGTAAACGAATCTATGCTATCTGGTAATTGAGAAAACTCAATGATCCATTCATGGCAGCCTTTCTGGTCACCGCTAATATATCGGGGAGCAGCTGTAAAATCATCTACTAATGCGTTTGTTTGTGTACATGCAATCGCAATGGCTTTTTCAGCATTTTCTACAATCAGTTCCTCACCAAAAGCATTGATAAAGTGCTTGGTCCTTCCACTGATGATAAAACGAAAAGGATTAAGCGAAGTAAACTTGATCGTATCCCCAATTTTATATCGCCACAATCCCGCATTGGTTGAAATGACTACTGCATAGTTTTTATTCAGTTCAACATCCCTTAAATCTACTGTACGAGGCTGATCACTGTCAAAATCCTCACTGGGAATGAATTCGTAGAAGATTCCATAATCCAGCATGAGTAACATTTCGGTAGAAGCTTTTTGATCCTGTATTCCAAAGAAACCTTCGCTGGCATTGTAAGTCTCCATATAATGCATTTTGGGAGAAGGAATAAGTTCCTTGAAAACT harbors:
- a CDS encoding BON domain-containing protein → MKTDHELQQDVMAGIKWRFPVSHSDIGVSVKDGIVTLSGFTDSYFIKREAERITEKIVGVKAIVEKLEVKLPGSSSHTDADIAKAASNALRWNVNVPDDKIKIIVNQAWITLEGEVDWSFQKIDAEDAVENLTGVKGVTNSIVVKPTIKSSNVSEHIKNAFRRYAQMDAEKITVEVEGSKAIFRGKVRSYAEKKDAERGAWLTPGIVKVENHLEIFYEPILN
- a CDS encoding TylF/MycF/NovP-related O-methyltransferase; translation: MPASIKKKINKYRKNRREFVVVEEISRAFTKGVSLLKKELGASAIGDYLEFGVHKGTSLSCMYQVLKEQQSNHVRLFGFDSFEGLPETAAYDDEGAWRPGEFKYPYKATRKYLDEKGIEWDKTILVKGWFSDTLNEQLIEQYAIQKVSLIMIDCDMYLSAKEALNFCAPLIKDKAVVYFDDWASRDNLAERNLGEKRAFNEFLEDNPHLTAKEIDRYIDIGGKINGAVFLVSTV
- a CDS encoding GH3 auxin-responsive promoter family protein → MKKRIHQIELFIKYPHDVQREVFLNLIDTAKHTVYGKTHYFNDIKTIKDFQERVPIVSYEDFYPYVERVMRGEAQVTWPGKIKWFAKSSGTTNSKSKYIPVSTEALEDCHYKGGKDLLSIYVNNYPESRMFSGKNLAIGGSQQINPMDENAESFSGDVSAVIMKNLPFWAQLSRTPKLEIALMENWEEKIEKIAHATVDENITSIAGVPTWTIFLLQRIMEMKGANNILEVWPNLELFIHGAVSFTPYRSVFKELIPSPKMHYMETYNASEGFFGIQDQKASTEMLLMLDYGIFYEFIPSEDFDSDQPRTVDLRDVELNKNYAVVISTNAGLWRYKIGDTIKFTSLNPFRFIISGRTKHFINAFGEELIVENAEKAIAIACTQTNALVDDFTAAPRYISGDQKGCHEWIIEFSQLPDSIDSFTKSLDAALRTLNSDYDAKRQKNIAVVEPIIHEVASGTFYKWMKRRGKLGGQNKVPRLSNNREYVEDILKMLEEETV